The following proteins are encoded in a genomic region of Nicotiana sylvestris chromosome 4, ASM39365v2, whole genome shotgun sequence:
- the LOC138890270 gene encoding uncharacterized protein, whose translation MECETIKMTHQVSAIVHSMAPKLEDPKAFTIPCTIGSANFAKSLCDLEASINLIPYSVFKTLEIGQPHPTSMRLQMADRSMKRPLGIIDDVLVCVDKFILPADFVILDCEVDFEVPIILGTPFLATGKALVDV comes from the coding sequence atggagtgtgagacaatcaagatgacacatcaagtgagcgcaattgtacattctatggctccgaaacttgaggaCCCCAAAGccttcactatcccatgtaccattggaagtgccaaCTTTGCAAAATCCCTTTGTGACTTGgaggcaagtatcaatttaattccatattcggtcttcaagaccttggaaATCGGACAACCTcatccaacttctatgaggcttcaaatggcggaccggtcaatgaagcgacctttggggattattgatgatgtccttgtttgtgttgataagttcatattgccggccgatttcgttattttggattgtgaggtggattttgaggtgccaATTATCCTTGGAACACCTTTCCTAGCTACTGGGAAGGCTTTGGTAGATGTTTAG
- the LOC138890271 gene encoding uncharacterized protein: MSWFADVVNYLVTGIIPYELSSNQSKKLKRDSLDYYWDEPYLFKICTDGVIRRCVPEEEQLSILEACHSSSYGVHHGGVRTASKVLSYGFYWPSLFTYAGDFVKRCDECQRAGGIYKKDEMPLNTILEVDIFYVWGIDFMGPFVSSCGNTYILVAVDYVSNGSKPSLCPTRKLEVWWRS, encoded by the coding sequence ATGTCGTGGTTTGCCGATGTGGTAAATTATCTTGTGACCggtataatcccgtatgagcttTCTTCTAACCAAAgtaagaagctcaagcgggatagtttggattattattgggatgagccatatttgttcaagatttgcaccgatggtgtgattcgccGATGTGTCCCagaagaagaacaattgagtattttggaggcttgtcattcctcttcctatggtgtccatcatggcggggtgaggacggcttctaaggtgcttagttatggtttctattggccttccTTATTTACATATGCCGGTGAttttgtcaagagatgtgatgaatgccaacgagccggTGGGATTTAtaaaaaggatgagatgcctctcaacacaattctagaggtggacattttttatgtgtggggtatcgactttatggggccgttcgtgagttcttgtgggaacacctatatcttggtagcggttgattatgtgtcgaatGGGTCGAAGCCGTCGCTTTGCCCAACAaggaagctcgaagtgtggtggcgttcttga